Genomic segment of uncultured Desulfobacter sp.:
GCATATTCGGCTTCGGCCTCTAACAATTTGGCTTTAAAGTCACCGGAATGGGGAAAATAGATCAACATACCAGCCACCAGAATGGCAAACCCAAGCCAGATGGCCCACCAGTCCTCTTTTTTCCACATTTCAGACCATTCCCATCTGCCGACATCTTTTACAACCTGTGAATTATCAGACAAAACATTCTCCTTTTTTTAATACCGTGTTCGTTAATGCGTAAAACCAGTTTCACGCTACGCAGCTTTTGCAATTAAAATGGTTTATTAGCAAAAGATATGCCGCAATCATAAACACAGACAACGCATTGAAATATAAGCAAAAGAAGGGCATGATTGAATTTAAAGTGTAAACTTAAGTTAGCATCTATGGGTTGTCGGGAATACAGTTCATCCCGTCTGTCTTGCTTTTTGGTGTAGAATTCTTTAATTTTTTACAAGAAAATCTGTGTATACGACACGGATCTTTCAACTTTCGTTGTGGGCTGAACCACGAAGCAAACCCAAATCAGCCCATGGTTGTTATTATCCAACGGAGCTGCCGGTCTATGCCCCCCAAACCCGTCAAACAAAGCCACATCAGCCTGCGGCTGAAATTTATCTTCGGGCTGGTTTTTTTTGTTACCGCCCTGGGTTTGTGTATAAGTGTGATCATGTACTTTCATTACAACGCCATCATGCAGTCCGAGATCAGCCAGCGATCAAGGATGCTTTTGGCCCAATCCGATGCCGTCCAAAGCTATGTTAAAAGCGTTTTGCGCCCCCGGATGTTTGACACCCTGCTCAAGGGAGACTTTATCCTCGAAGCCATGTCCTCGTCCTATATCTCACGCCAGATCATGGGGCGCCTGGGCAACGAAGACGCCGAAAACTACCATTACCGAAGGGTATCAAGAAATCCCAGAAATCCGGCGTCCACCCCCGACGAATTTGAAGCAGGCCTCATCCAAACCTTCAACCAGGATAAAACCCTGCGATTCTGGGAGGATACAACCCTTGTCAACGGCCGGGAATACCATCTGGTCGCCCGTCCCGTAACCTATACCCAAAGTTGCCTGCAATGCCACGGAGATCCGGCGGATGCCCCGGAAGAACTCATAGATATCTACGGAAGCACCAGCGGATTTCATTACCAGGAGGGCGAGGTGGGCGGCGTTGTGGTGGCAGGCTTCCCTGTTGAGATGATCAAAAGCCCGGCCAGGGAACTGACCTTGCAGTATCTAAGTCTATATTTACTGGGCATATTTTTCTTTGTGGCCCTGGTCAGTCTCTTTTTTGACAAACTGGTCATGAAAAATCTTAAGATGCTGCCCCGGATCTTTGAAACCCGGTTTTCTGGAGAACGGGAGCTGTCCATCATCAAGGGACTGGGGAGAAAGGACGAAATCGAAGGTCTCATGGAGAGTGTGGATGAACTGGCCGGATGCCTGTCCGAAGCCAGAAACGAGCTTGAAGATTATGCCCAGAATTTGGAAAAAATGGTGGAAGAACGCACCCGTGCCCTGGATGCCAAGGCCACCCGGCACCTGGCAGATATGCGGCTCTTTGTCAGCCTTTTGTCCCGGTTCGCCACCGCCAAAGACAACCGGCAGCTTATCAAGGGGTTGTTGGAGAGTGTCGGTAGCCGATACAACGCAAAGCAGGCGGTTTACTACTGCACGGTGAGTTCAGAAGATTCTTTTGCCTGGAAAGCCTCGGACCGGATCCCTGTGCTCAAGGATGAGATCAAAGATTTATTATGGCAGGACAATGTGCTTTTTACCAATACCCAGCTCTACATTCCGGTCAAGGCCCAGGAGAGCCACTGGGGGATTCTCACCCTGATCTGGGACAAGGCCCCGGCACCCGGGGAGCTGAATACGGATATCCTTTTGGCCCTGGGCCAGCAGATGGCCATTCTCATTGAAAATATTTATGCCTTTTTACACATCCGGTTACAGCACGACATGCTCCAGTTGGTATTTAACGGAATTTCCGATCCCCTGCTGCTCATTGATGAGACCTGCCGCATCATTGTGGCCAACCATGGGGCCAAACGCCTTCTCCCCCAAGAGAACAAAATGGATCAGAGACAAACCCTGCAGCAGTTTTTATGCGCCGGCACGCACAATACCCCCGGAATACTGGACCGGCTTCTCCAAACCCGGCAATCTGTGAAAGATGAAATTCAGACCACCGACAACCGCTATTTTGATGTGGACCTATATCCTTTAGGCGGTCAGGAGGGTTCCACGCGCATGGTTCTCTATGCCCGGGAGATCACCCAGGAAAAAGAGATGCTGGCGCGCATGCAGCAGGCCGAACGCCTTTCTGCCATCGGGAAAATGGCGGCAGGCGTTGCCCATGAGATCAATAACCCGTTAGGGGTAATTCAAATCTATGCCGATCTGGTCAAAGACGCCGTTTCCAATGAAGAAACGGTCCGGGATGTGGAGGTAATCCTTAAACATACCCATACCGCGAAAAAAGTGGTTCAAAACCTTCTGAACCTTTCCAGGCCGCCCCAGACCCTGGCCGGTATCTGCGATCTCAATGCAGTAATCCTTTCGGAAATGGATATGTTTTCAAGCCAGGCAGCAGGCAGAGGGCTTACCATTGAAACAGCCCTGTGCCCGGAACAGGCCCTGGTGGGTTGCGATGCCGCCATCGCAGGCCAGATCCTGACCAACCTCTGGCTCAATGCCATGGATGCCCTCAAAGAGACGGGCAGCAAAATTATGATTGCCACACGAATTGAAACGCCGGGCTGGGTGCGAATGATCATGGCAGATGACGGTTCGGGTATCAGTGATGAGATCCTGCCCGTTATTTTCGATCCGTTTTTCACCACCAAGGAGGTGGGCAAGGGTACAGGCCTTGGCTTATCTGTTATTTACGGATTTATTACCGAGCTCGGGGGCCGGATTAAAGTTGAAAATAAGCCCCTCACCAAATTTTGTTTAGACATTCCCGCTCCCTTGGACACTTCCCCCACGATAGAAACCAATAACCTGCCGTCAGATAAGGATTCATAGATATGACTGCATTTTGCATCCTGGTTGTGGATGATGATGAGGATTTTCTTTCCGGAATTATCCGTCAGCTCAGAAAAAAATTTGACCGTTTTTCCATCAAAGGGGCATCATCGGGGGAGCAGGCACTTACCGTGATCGAAGAGACAGAGGTGGGCGTAATGCTCTCCGACCTTCGCATGCCCGGCATGACCGGCCACGAACTTCTGGAAAAAGCCATTGGGCTCAACCCGTTTTTGTGTGCGGTGATGATCACAGGCTATGCAACGGTGGAGGCGGCGGTTCTTGCATTAAAATCCGGTGCCTGGGATTTTGTGACCAAGCCCCTGGATCAAACCGCCTTATTCCATACCGTGGAAAAAGCGGTGGCTCACTATGAACTGGCCCGGGAGAACAAACGGCTCAAGGCAATGGTGTCCGAACTCTCTCCGAAGCAGGGGCCGGGCTGGGACAGTCCCCGCATGAAACAGCTTGTGGAAAAAATTTCTGCCATCGCCGTGACTGATTATACGGTCCTGATAACAGGAGAATCAGGCGTGGGGAAAGAGTTTATCGCCCGGGAAATTCACCGGCTCTCGGGGCGGGCATCCCAGGCCTGCCACTGCCTCAACTGCCCGGCCATCCCCGAACCCCTTCTGGAAAGCGAGCTGTTCGGCCATGTCAAAGGGGCATTCACCGGGGCGGAACGCAACCGGGAGGGATTCTTTATGGCTGCGGACAAGGGTACCCTGATCATGGATGAGATCGGGGATATTACCCTTCCCATCCAGGCCAAGCTGCTCAAATTCCTCCAGGATAAGGAGGTCAAACCCGTGGGTGCCTCCACCTCCAAAGTCACGGATGTCAGAATCATTGCCCTGACCAACCAGAACCTTGAAAAAAAAATAGCGGGCAACAGTTTCCGCCAGGACCTGTATTACCGGCTGAATGTTCTGTCCCTGAAGGTCCCGCCGTTACGGGAACGCCGGGAAGATATCCCGGTTCTGGCCAGAAAATTCATGAACCGGACCTGCCGTGAGATGAACATTGATCCCATGCAGATCGATCCAGCGGCCCTGGCCTATCTTGCCCGGCAGCCCTGGCCGGGAAATGTGCGGGAACTGTTGAATACCATGCGGCGATTAACGGTGTTCTCCAATGGGAAAACCATTGATCTTAAATTAATTCAGACGGTAAACGATGATCTGGCGGATCCGGCGATAAAATCCCAGGAGGCGGTTAGGGGAATGTGCTATAAAGACGCAAAAAAAGAGGCCATGGATATCTTCTCCCGTGAATATTTAACCTGCCTGTTCAAAGAGACCCGGGGAAATATTTCAGAAGCCTCACGGCGAAGCGGCCTTGAGCGGGCTTCCATTCAAAAAATAATCAAGCGCCTGGATCTGGATATGTCCCGGTTCAGGGAGTAAAAGTCTCCCATTCACTACAACTTAATTTTTTAACAAAAATACAGAACCCCAAGCAATAAGGAGTAACATCTATGGAAATATCAGGTAAAAAAATCGGAAAACTGGCCTTTGAGATCAATCAGGACAGCTACACCTACACCCTGGATGCCCCTGAAAGTGTTGGCGGCGAAGGCAAAGGGCCATCCCCCAAAGGCCTTCTTCTAAGCAGCCTGATCGGATGTACCGGCATTGATGTGGCCATGATCCTGGGTAAAATGCGGGTGGAGGTCCAGGATCTGGAAATCACGGCACAAACCGAACTGACCGACCAACAGCCGTCGGTATTTAAGGAAATCACCCTCTCTTATCACATCACCGGCGATGACAAAGACGCAAAAAAAATCAAACGGGCCGTATCCATGTCCATGGGAACCTACTGCGGGGTCTCTGCCATGCTGGAAAAACACAGCCCCATAACCCCTAAGATCTATCTGAATGGTCAAGAGATTTAGACGATCTGCTCATTTCCATGACAAAAAAATTTTTTAATTTCTTGACTTGATCCGACGGTCCGTAAAATAGTAGTTGGGTACGGGTGTAACAAAATTGCCGGGCAACGGCAAAAAAAGAGAATGAACCAAAGAAAATTACTTAACGAGGCAGTCATGGAAAACAACAAACGGAGGGCCGAAATGAACACGTTGGGAAAACTCATTCTGAAGACCTTATCTGTATCTCTTTTATCCGTATCTTTACTGGCATGTAGTGCCGTACAACACCACAAAACGACCGCAGACCACACCCAAGCACACCCCTTTGCTACATTGCCGGACGGCCTTGCCTTTCCCGAAGGGATTGCCAGAAACCCATCAACCGGCGATATCTATGTGAGTACATTCAGCTTTGCCGGCAACAATACCGTCTTACGCTATGACAAAACCGGAAAACTCTTGGCCCGGATTGATTTTGCCAAAACACCATTGCTTGGATTGGCCTTCAATCCAGCCGATGAAAAGGTTTACATCTGCAATACCGGCGACCTTGTGGGTGACAAATCCAGAATCCAACGCGTTGCCGGTAACTTTTCGGCTGATTCAACGATTGAGGATGTTGCAGCAATTCCTCACATTGGCGCCCCCGGGCCCAGAACCGTAAATAACCCCGATGGCAGTAAAGACACCCTCGACTTTGGCGATAATGCAGCGGCCCCCAATGCCATGGCCTTTAACAAGGCGGGCGAACTGTTTATTTCCGATTCTTTTCAAGGTGCTGTTTTCAAAATTGAAAATGCGGCGAACTGCACGGAACAATGCGCCGTTACAACTGTCATTCACGACAGCTTGCTTGCGACACCGGGATTTCCCCCTTTTGGCGCAAACGGACTGGCGCACTCAACGCCGATGAGTCTAAGCTGTTCATCGCCAATACCGGCGATGACCGTATTTTAAGCCTTGATATGGTCACTGGAGAATTAAGCGTTTTTGCCGAAAGCATCAACGGCGCGGACGGTTTGGCCATGGATGCGCACGGCTACCTGTGGGTCGCAGCCAATCAGGCGGATAAAATTGTAATGCTTGAACCGAGCGAAAAAGTACATGGTAACCTTGGTATGCCCGGACGTGTCAACGAAGATGGCTCCCACAGCGGACTGCTCTTTCCTGCCAGCCTTATTATTGCCGACGAAACAATTTATGTGACAAACCTGGCCTTGTCTTTAACGCCGGCCGAAGGGGATGAAGTTGAAGAAGCGGTAAGCAAATACACGATCAGCACCATTAAAATCCCCACGCACAAATAAACGACAAACACGTTACCAATGCCCGTGCAAACGCCCTCGTCTCATCGCAGACGAGGGCGTTTTTTGCAAATTCAAAGCGATTTAAAATCTTAAAAATACTGTTATAAAACGAGAATATTACTTGACTGCATGCACAACCGATGCAATTGTGGAAAACATGCATCAGTAATTTTGTATTCTAAGCACTTTCAATCATCAATAAAAAAATAAAATGGATTTTAAAATGAATCGACGAAAAGCAATTCAGTACATGGCCGCAACGGCAATGGTAACGGCGATTAGCGCAAATCCTCTTGCAGCTAGTCAGGACGGGAAAGAAGATGTGAAGATCGACGGAGGGTGGCAGTACAAGGAGATGGAATATGAAAAACATGTCCCCGAGGTCAGTGTTGTCCGGGATGGTGACGCTGCCGCCATCACCGTTCAAGTCAAGCACCCCCAGGGAGAATTTCACCACATCAGCACGTTTAAGATCTACAGCGAAAATCGAATTGAGATCACCCGCTGTGACCTGAATCCAACGCAATCTGTTCCAAAGGCGACTTTTAATCTAAACGTCAAACCCGGCACGGCCCTGATCGCCACGACAGACTGCAATATTCATGGTATCTGGATGAAGCCGTTTACGGCATAGTAAAGAAATTTTGCATCCTGGTTTATGGTTTCCGGCCAGACGTTCGGCATATGTGATATACGCCTTGGCATGGCCGGAAACCATGCAATTGAACCTTATCTATTTATCCTTTGCCCAGACGGAAATAATCGGCTGAAACGGACCGAATTTATGCTGTTCCTGGGAAAACGTGTCAGGATACGGCGGATAGGGGCAATCCACAGGCTTCTTGCTCAAGTCGGGATAATCTTTTTCAAGGTTCGCCATCTGGGGACGGGGCATAGAATTGACGTAAGCTGCGACATCGTAAGCATCTTCCATGGATAGCACCGGATGATCCCACTCTGTGCCCAGCGGCATATTGGATTGTAAAAAGGGCGCAAGGGTCAAAAGGCGGTTGGCCCCGGCACCGTTGTTGTAGCTGCCGACATTCCATACAGCGGGTGTAATAAAGGCCCCGGCATCGGCTTCCAAGTTATCGTTTGCGGCAAAACCTGTGCCGGTGCTGCCATGACACGATTGACAGAATGTGCCGTACCTCATGCGCCCTGTTTCCAGATCGGCCTTGCGCTCAGGGGGTGTAAACGGTGAGTTACCCAGCACAGCCGTCTCCTTTGGCGTCCCTTCGGAAAGCCAGTCAAGATACGCAATGATGGCGTTCATTTCCCGGCTCTCCTCGGGCAGTGGCTTTCCATTCATGCTGCGCTGAAAACAGCCGTTAACCCGTTTTTTTAGCCCCTGCACCTGATTCTCTCGGCCGCGATATTTTGGATAGGCCTTGGATACGCCCACCCATGACAACCCATACATTTTAGTTCCTTCTTCCTGATGGCAATTGGTGCACGTCAGATGGTTGCCCACATAGTGCTTGCCGGCATCATCGGTGCTGCGGCCAAGCATGCGAAAGGTATCAGTCGCCAGGGCATAGCCGTATTGCACAAGTTCGCCCTGGGCGTCATCATCGATGGTCGTCATATCCGGCGCAAGTGGCCCGTTGACCGTTTCACCGGTCTTGGGCAAATCTGCCCGGGTTATTGTTTCATCGGCCAGGGTCGTCAAAAAACGAATCAAGCGGTCGTTTTCTTTTTTGGTGAGTTGACGGTTCAATTGAATGTTTCCCATCAGATCCACCGCTTCTGCAATGGTTTCCACCCCGCCGTCATGAAAATAAGGCGGCGTGAGCGTGGTATTTCTAAGCATGGGCACCTTGAAGACATAAAGGTCCTTGTCATTTTTGGTTACATCGTAGCGGCCTTTGTCGTTATAATTGGGATATTCATAAAAAATACCAATTTTCTGGAACATTGCCCCGCCAAGTACCGGACCGCTATGGCACTGGATGCAGCCCACATCCATAAATATATGCATCCCTTCTTTTTCACGCGGTGTCAGGGCATCCGCGTCCCCTGCGATAAACCGATCGATGCGGCCGCGGGAAATAAGTGTTCGTTCAAAGGCGGCAACCGCTTCACTAAAATTGTCGTAAGTCAACGGATCATCCTGGCCGGGAAACGCATTTTCGAATTCGTTCGCGTATCCGGCCGCCTTCAAGCGTTCTATAACCTTTTCCGAACTGGGCATACCCATTTCAACCGGATTGAGCACCGGACCTTTGGCTTGATCGGCCAAATCCGGAGAACGACCGTCCCAAAACTGGGCTATCTGAAATCCGGCATTCAATGTCGTCGGATCGTTCCGGGTACCGTTCTTCCCCAAAGCACCCAAACCGGTCTTACGATTATCGGCCCCGGCACCCATATTATCAATAGGATGACAATCATTACAGGACTGGGTCTTGTTTATGGAGAGTGCTTCTTCAAAATAGAGTTTTTTCCCCAACGCCACCCGTACCGGGGTATCGTTTTCACTGCCGGGCATCTTCCCAGGCAATTCTCCAATAAGGTACCTTGCCTGCATGAGCAGCACACCCTCCGGCGTTCCAGGTTCTGCCGTTAGCACATGTTGCGCGGTCTCAAGAATCGCCGTATTTTTTGATCCGTTGTGCATGGTTTGGCAACCTATCGCCGCCGCCAAAGTGAGGACCACTCCCCCTAACATCAAATAAGCCGGCCTTACCTTTAGCATTTTCATTTTTCAGTCGCTCCTTTCATGGTTAGAAAATTTCAGATCAGAAGGCTGAGATCTCTTCTTAATCAATGGAAATAATGAAAACTATAGTTAAGCGGTTTATAGAAAATTGAAACAACCGTTGAACACGAAATTTTCAGGATGATAGGATATTGGCAGCCTTTTTGTCAAGAAAAGCATGATGGCTAACAAAAGATTAGGAAATGAGTGGGTAATTCATACCATCAATGTGAGTATTACAAAAATAAAGATGGCAAAATATTTTTCCGATGATGTGGCTTGGACATTGAAAGTTTAGAAAAGAATAATCATGAAAAAAGCCAAGATGACAGGCATTTTTTTATCATGTTCAATCTCCTAAATTCCGACAAATAAATTGAGAGACTTGGGTACCTATAGAGAAATTGATGCGTTTTAGACGGGCAGTCATGTCGGACCGCCCAGTGTGATTACATGGACAATAGATATGCCCGATGAATCCAATTGTCGCCTTCTTCTTCGCTAAGGTCCTCGAGACTATCGCGCTGCAGGCAGATGAATTCCATGGAATATTGTTTTATGTACGCGTCAGCATCGAGATTTTTTTCTTTGCTGAGTTTATTGAAAATCATAACTTGAATACGGTTTAACTTCATAATTTTTTTACTTTATATATCAAGGCTTATTGACGTGATTCTTGAAAGCGCTTGGCTTTGGCAATCAAAGCGGGTGCCCAACCGGTGGAACCAAGGGCATGGATGTGGGTGTAGGTGCCAAAGGTATTGTCTTTGAAAAATCCGTCTCTTTTTTCAAGAATCCCCTTACCCCGGACCATTCTAAATGCCATGTCAGTATCATCATAATCAATGGACAGCACTTTAGAGTAGCGGAATTCGTGGCCGCGCAGCACATCGCCTAAAGCGTAAAACGGATTGTCATTGACGACTTCAACTTCAGTGTATCCATGGCCCTGGGGGAGTTTGGACAGGCCAAAGCGTAGTGGCAAAATACCGGTCATGGGGTAAACGTTGTCATCAAGACAAATACTTTCCCCAAGAAAAATCAAGCCGCCGCATTCGGCGTAAATGGGCAGCCCCCCGCGGGACAACGCCTTTAAATTATCCCTGAATTCCTGATTGGCAGACAACTGTGTTGCATGGGTTTCAGGAAAACCTCCGCCCATGTAAATGGCATCAACTTCGGGGATGTCAGACTGGGACAAAGGACTGATAAATTCGATCCTGGCCCCTAGCTTTTCCAAGGCTTCAATATTATCCGGATAGTAGAACTGGAATGCCGAATCACGAACAACACCAATGGTAACACCGTCGTTATCCATTGCCGGATGAGAATTGTCTGCCGTATTTACTTGCGGAACAGTATTTCGAGCGAAACCTGCATCAATAATCGGCGAGCCCTGCCCCTTCTTGAACGAGGTGACAACCTGGAACAACCGATCAAGATCAATATTGTCCAAGGCCACCTGCCTGGCCCGGGTCAAAGAGAGATCACTTTCTCCGTGTTCCTCGGACGTGACAAGTCCCATATGACGTTCCGGGAAATCTTCCTGCTTTAGCTTTGGTACGGCACCAAGCACCGGAATATTGCAGAACCGTTCAATGTTGGCCCGAACTTTTCCCTCGTGGCGTTTTCCTGCCAGGCGGTTGAGAATAACACCGCAGATATTAATATCAGGGTCAAACTGCATACAGCCCATGAGCACCGCCGCCATGGTCCGGGTGGATTTCGTGCAGTCCAGTACCAGAACAACCGGCAGATCCAGCAGTTTGGCAAGTTCACTTGTGGATGTGGTTCCCTCAAGGTCAATGCCGTCAAAAAGGCCACGGTTGCCTTCAACTAAGGAAACATCACAGGATTTGGAATGGATATGATAGGAGTTTTGAACGACGGACTGGGCGCACAGGTAAGTATCAAGATTATAGCAGGGGCGACCGGCTGCCCGTGATAGCCAGCCGGCGTCAATATAGTCAGGACCCTTTTTAAAGGGGGCCACTGTTATATTCTGGGCTCTCCATGCGGCAGTTATCCCGAGGGATATTATTGTCTTGCCTGAACCACCCCTGAGTCCGGCAATGACAACTCCAGGGACTTTTTCCCAACTAACAGTCATGAATTAAGCGCAACAAATTTCTATGCTTCGCCCTCGGAGGCATGCTGGATACCGGCACCCTTCAGACCGTACATAGTGGTGGATCCGGAAGACCAGAATTCGAGGACTTCGGTTTCTACCATTTTATTAATAACTTTTTTAATTTCCCGGGGTTTATCATCGGGGAAAAGAGCATAAAAATCTTTAATATAAAATTTGGTCTTTGATTTAGACTTTTTTGTAAGCCAGTCAACAACAACTTTCTTGGCTGCTTCTGCATCCTGTAAAAGTTCGCTTGCCATGTTAGACTCCTTTCGGTTGAAAGGGATGAACCGGAGAACAAATTGCACTCCGGTCCATCCAATATTAAATAATGTTCAAATCTCTAATTTTAAATTAGAATTTGAACTGAGTGGACTGACGCCAACTCATGTAAGCCTGCTGACGGAAATCGTCAATCAGGTGGTGGGTGAAGTCAAGTTCACAAGCTTCAAAGAATTTTTCCCATCCAATTCTCTCGGCCCAGTCACCCAGACGTTCGTATTTGTTGGCGCCGTTTGAGTAGGCGTTAACAATCTTTTTGATGGCGTCGGTCATGGACGGCCAGCGGGGCATTTCGTTGGGCAGGAAGGCCACAACAACCTTGGAGAATTTCGGATCGGAGATACGGTTGGACACTTTACCACCAGCCATAAGAACAATACCGTCACCTTCGGTGTCAGCAAGCGGCATGGAGGGGCACATGGTGTAGCAGTTACCGCAGTACATGCAGCGTTCGTTTTTAACCTCAACTGATTTTACTTCAGTACCGTTCGCCAGAACCTTTTTTGCAGGTTTGATAGCTGCGGTGGGGCAGGCGGAAACAGCCAAGGGGATTTCGCAAACCTTGTCCAGGTATTCATGGTCAAGCATTGGCGGTTTTCTGTGGTAACCGAGGATGGCGATATCAGAGCAGTGAACCGCACCACACATGTTCAGGCAGCAAGCCATGGAAACACGAAGCTGAGCGGGCATTCTCATCTGTTGGAAATCGTCAAACAGAGCGTCCATGGTAACCTTTACGGTACCGGAAGCATCAGTAGCAGGGGTATGGCAGTGAATCCAGCCCTGGGTATGAACGATGTTGGTTACGCCGGCACCGGTGCCGCCGATGGGGAACTTAAAGGAACCGCCGGGGAACTTTCTGGAGGCCAGATCGTTTTTCAGGGGCTCTACTTTGTCCTTGGAGTCAACCATGAATTCAACGTTGTTACGGGTGGTAAAACGAACATATCCGTCACAATGTTTGTCGGCAATCTCACAAATTTCATTGATGTGAGTTGTGGACATCAGACGAGCGCCGCCAACTCTTACGGTATATACTTCATCTCCGGAATCGGCAACGTGAACCAGTACGCCGGGTTCCAGGATTTCATGATGAGACCATTTACCTTTGTTCTTTGCGATAACAGGAGGATAGAAGTCGTTAAAGTCTCTGGGACCGATGTCGGTGATTCTATTTTCCATCGGTTTCTCGGGATTATACCCTGTAGAAATAAATGCCATTATATATCTCCCTTATTTATCTTAAGTGATGTTTTCTGTATTCGTCAACGTCACGTTCCCAGCCGCCCTCTAC
This window contains:
- the dsrB gene encoding dissimilatory-type sulfite reductase subunit beta, whose amino-acid sequence is MAFISTGYNPEKPMENRITDIGPRDFNDFYPPVIAKNKGKWSHHEILEPGVLVHVADSGDEVYTVRVGGARLMSTTHINEICEIADKHCDGYVRFTTRNNVEFMVDSKDKVEPLKNDLASRKFPGGSFKFPIGGTGAGVTNIVHTQGWIHCHTPATDASGTVKVTMDALFDDFQQMRMPAQLRVSMACCLNMCGAVHCSDIAILGYHRKPPMLDHEYLDKVCEIPLAVSACPTAAIKPAKKVLANGTEVKSVEVKNERCMYCGNCYTMCPSMPLADTEGDGIVLMAGGKVSNRISDPKFSKVVVAFLPNEMPRWPSMTDAIKKIVNAYSNGANKYERLGDWAERIGWEKFFEACELDFTHHLIDDFRQQAYMSWRQSTQFKF